A window of the Equus asinus isolate D_3611 breed Donkey chromosome 20, EquAss-T2T_v2, whole genome shotgun sequence genome harbors these coding sequences:
- the LOC106836015 gene encoding olfactory receptor 8G1, translating to MAAGNHSTVTEFILAGITEQPELQLPLFLLFLGIYVVTVVGNLGMIALIGLTSHLHTPMYYFLSSLSFIDFCHSTVITPKMLGNFVTEKNIISYPECMTQLYFFLVFAISECYMLAAMAYDRYVAICSPLLYNVIMSHQACFSLILGVYIIGLICAFAHTGCMFRVHFCKFDMINHYFCDLLSLLKLSCSSTYVNKLLILIFSAINILAPSLTILSSYIFIIASILHIRSTKGRSKAFSTCSSHILAVAVFFGSAAFMYLQPSSVSFMDQGKVSSVFYTIVVPMLNPLIYSLRNKDVSVAIKKMLERRIFL from the coding sequence ATGGCAGCAGGAAATCATTCCACAGTGACTGAGTTCATCCTCGCTGGGATAACAGAACAGCCAGAACTCCAgctgcccctcttcctcctcttcctaggAATCTATGTGGTCACAGTGGTGGGGAACCTGGGCATGATCGCACTAATAGGGCTCACTTCTCACctgcacacccccatgtactaTTTCCTCAGCAGCTTGTCCTTCATTGACTTCTGCCATTCTACTGTCATTACCCCCAAAATGCTGGGGAACTTTGTGACAGAGAAGAACATTATCTCCTACCCTGAATGCATGACTCAGCTCTATTTCTTCCTCGTTTTTGCTATCTCGGAGTGTTACATGTTAGCTGCAATGGCATATGACCGCTATGTCGCCATCTGTAGCCCCTTGCTTTACAATGTTATCATGTCTCATCAGGCCTGTTTCTCCCTGATTTTAGGAGTGTATATTATAGGCCTGATTTGTGCATTTGCTCATACAGGCTGCATGTTTAGAGTTCATTTCTGCAAATTTGATATGATCAACCATTATTTCTGTGATCTTCTTTCCCTCTTAAAACTCTCCTGTTCTAGTACCTATGTCAACAAATTACTGATTCTAATCTTTAGTGCAATTAATATCCTTGCCCCGAGCCTGACCATCCTTAGCTCTTACATCTTCATCATTGCCAGCATCCTCCACATTCGCTCCACTAAGGGCAGGTCCAAAGCCTTCAGCACGTGCAGCTCTCACATCTTGGCTGTTGCTGTTTTCTTTGGATCTGCTGCTTTCATGTACCTGCAGCCATCATCAGTCAGCTTCATGGACCAAGGGAAAGTGTCCTCTGTGTTTTACACTATTGTTGTGCCCATGCTGAATCCCCTCATCTATAGCCTACGGAATAAAGATGTTAGTGTTGCCATAAAGAAAATGCTAGAAAGAAGAATATTCTTGTAA
- the LOC106835974 gene encoding olfactory receptor 10D1B-like: MMNTSVVTEFILLGIPHTENLEAILFVLFLVFYFFTLVGNLLILLAIASSTRLHTPMYFFLCKLSVCDIFFPSVSSPKMLFYLSGSSRAISYAGCVSQLFFYHFLGCTECFLYTVMAYDRFVAICYPLRYIIIMRHRLCAILAIGTSFFGCIQATFLTTLTFQLPYCGPNEVDYYFCDIPVMLKLACADTSALEIVGFISVGLMPLSCFLLILTSYSCIVCSILQIQSTEGRRSAFSTCSAHLTAILLSFMPVVLIYLQPTPKPWLNATVQVLNNLVTPMLNPLIYSLRNKEVKYSLRKVLQQVAFLPEKS; encoded by the coding sequence ATGATGAATACCTCAGTGGTGACTGAATTTATTCTGCTGGGCATCCCACACACAGAGAATCTGGAGGCCATACTCTTTGTCCTGTTTTTGGTCTTCTACTTCTTCACTCTTGTGGGGAACCTGCTCATCCTATTGGCAATTGCCTCCTCCACTCGgcttcacacccccatgtacttcttcctgtgTAAACTGTCTGTGTGTGACATATTTTTCCCTTCTGTAAGTTCCCCCAAGATGCTCTTCTACCTCTCGGGAAGCAGCCGAGCCATCTCTTATGCAGGCTGCGTGTCTCAGCTCTTCTTCTACCATTTCCTGGGCTGTACCGAGTGTTTTCTGTACacagtgatggcctatgaccgctttGTTGCCATATGTTACCCTCTACGCTACATAATAATCATGAGGCACAGACTATGTGCCATACTGGCCATTGGGACTTCATTTTTTGGCTGTATTCAGGCCACCTTTCTAACCACTCTTACCTTCCAATTGCCCTACTGTGGTCCCAATGAGGTGGACTATTACTTCTGTGATATCCCAGTGATGCTGAAGCTGGCTTGTGCAGACACCTCAGCCCTGGAGATTGTGGGGTTCATCAGTGTGGGCCTCATGCCCCTCAGCTGCTTCCTTCTCATCCTCACCTCCTATAGCTGCATTGTTTGTTCCATTCTTCAAATTCAGTCTACCGAAGGACGACGCAGTGCCTTCTCCACCTGCAGTGCCCATCTCACTGCCATCCTCCTCTCTTTTATGCCAGTGGTCCTCATCTACCTACAGCCCACGCCCAAACCTTGGCTTAATGCAACTGTTCAGGTTCTGAATAACCTGGTCACACCCATGCTGAATCCCTTGATCTACAGCCTGAGAAATAAGGAAGTGAAATATTCTCTGAGGAAAGTGCTACAGCAAGTGGCCTTCCTTCCTGAGAAGTCATAG